The bacterium sequence CTTCGTCTTCCCCAACGACGCCAGCACCCCCGTGATCGCCGCCGTCAGCGTCGTCTTCCCGTGATCCACGTGCCCGATCGTCCCCACGTTTACGTGCGGCTTCGTCCGCTCAAACCGTGCCTTCGCCATCCCCCTGCCTCCCGTCTCTCGGGGTCCCCCGGCGAATCGCCGACACCCGGCAATCCGTCGGGGCGAGAGTGCCTACGCCTTGCTGCCCGCCCCCGTTTTCTTCACCAGCTCCTGCGCGATGTTGTTCGGGACCTCTTCATAGTGCGAAAACTCCATCGTGTACGTCGCGCGCCCCTGCGTATTCGACCGCAGCGCGGTCGCGTACCCGAACATCTCCGAGAGCGGCACCTCGGCCTGCACGATCCGCAGTGCGCCCCGCTGCTCCATCGCCATGATCCGGCCGCGGCGGGCGTTGAGGTCGCCGATCACGTCGCCCATGTACTGGTCGGGCGTCACCGCCTCGACCTTCATCATGGGCTCCAGCAGCACCGGAGATGCCGCCTGCGCGGCCGCCTTGAACGCCATCGACCCGGCAATCTTGAACGCCATCTCCGAGGAGTCCACGTCGTGGTATGAACCGTCCGTGAGCGTCGCGCGCACGTCCACCATCGGGTACCCGGCCAACACGCCGCCGTCGGCCGCTTCGCGTACCCCCGCCTGCACCGGCGGGATGAACTCCCGCGGGATCCGGCCGCCGGTGATCTTGTCCACGAACTCGATGCCGCTGCCGCGCTCCAACGGCTCCACTTCCAGGAACACGTGGCCGTACTGGCCGCGGCCGCCCGTCTGGCGGATGTACCGACCCTCGGCCTTGGCCGCCTTTCGGATCGTCTCACGATAGGCGACCTGCGGGCGGCCGACGTTCGCCTCGACCTTGAACTCCCGCAGCAGCCGGTCGGTGATGATCTCGAGGTGCAGCTCGCCCATGCCCGAGATGATCGTCTGCGCCGTCTCCGGGTCGAACCGCACCTTGAAGGTGGGGTCCTCCTCGGCGAGCTTCGCGAGCGACGCGCCGAGCTTCTCTTCGTCCTGCCGGGTCTTGGGCTCGACGGCCACCGAGATCACGGGCTCCGGGAACTTGATGGACTCGAGCACGATCGGGTGCGCTTCGTCACACAGGGTGTCCCCGGTCGTCGTCACCTTGAGTCCGACCGCCGCGACGACGTTGCCCGCCGTGACCTGGGGAATGTCCTCTCGGTGGTTCGCGTGCATCTGCAGGATGCGACTCACGCGTTCCCGGGTGCGGCGCGTCGCGTTGTAGACATAGGACCCCGACTGGAGCGTGCCCGAGTACACCCGGAAGTAGGTCAGCTTGCCCACGTACGGGTCGGTGACGATCTTGAACGCCAGCCCGCAAAACGGCACGCTCGGATCGGCGGCGCGGGTCTCGGTCTGCTCGGTTTCGGGGTTCACGCCTTGCACGGGCGGGATGTCCAGGGGGGACGGGAGGTAGCCGACCACCGCGTCGAGGAGCGGCTGCACCCCTTTGTTTCGGAACGAGGTGCCGCACAGCACCGGGA is a genomic window containing:
- a CDS encoding GTP-binding protein; amino-acid sequence: MAKARFERTKPHVNVGTIGHVDHGKTTLTAAITGVLASLGKTK
- the fusA gene encoding elongation factor G; protein product: MTAQGSLEKIRNIGIVAHIDAGKTTTTERILFYTGRTHRIGEVDEGSATMDWMIQERERGITITSAATTAQWRGHSINIIDTPGHVDFTAEVERSLRVLDGAIVVLSAVEGVQPQSETVWRQADRYGVPRIVFVNKMDRTGADFFRTVGMIKERLEARAVPVQLPVGAEDGFEGVVDLIKMTSIIYTDDLGTRSDQVEIPASLRPVAEKYREALVEAAAEMDDRLTEKYLEGTPLTDEEIVGALRKGTISTKIIPVLCGTSFRNKGVQPLLDAVVGYLPSPLDIPPVQGVNPETEQTETRAADPSVPFCGLAFKIVTDPYVGKLTYFRVYSGTLQSGSYVYNATRRTRERVSRILQMHANHREDIPQVTAGNVVAAVGLKVTTTGDTLCDEAHPIVLESIKFPEPVISVAVEPKTRQDEEKLGASLAKLAEEDPTFKVRFDPETAQTIISGMGELHLEIITDRLLREFKVEANVGRPQVAYRETIRKAAKAEGRYIRQTGGRGQYGHVFLEVEPLERGSGIEFVDKITGGRIPREFIPPVQAGVREAADGGVLAGYPMVDVRATLTDGSYHDVDSSEMAFKIAGSMAFKAAAQAASPVLLEPMMKVEAVTPDQYMGDVIGDLNARRGRIMAMEQRGALRIVQAEVPLSEMFGYATALRSNTQGRATYTMEFSHYEEVPNNIAQELVKKTGAGSKA